One segment of Phaeacidiphilus oryzae TH49 DNA contains the following:
- a CDS encoding lipid II:glycine glycyltransferase FemX: MSLRMRTISRAEHLAFIRSLPSASHMQVPSWGDVKAEWRSESIGWVDEGSGRIVGTGLVLYRQLPRIKRYLAYMPEGPVINWFDPNLEQWLNPMLAHLKKQGAFSVKMGPPVIIRRWDAAAIKKAISEKTAKRLHDIEASWYEPRAFEVVDRLRRMGWQQEDPDGEGGFGASQPRYVFQVPLAGRTLPEINKGFNQLWRRNIKKAEKAGVEVVQGGYDQLKIFHDIYVVTAERDQFTPRPLEYFQRMWRALTSEEPDRMRLYLAYHEGEPLAGTTMLTVGQHTWYSYGASSNHKREVRPSNAIQWQMLQDAHAMGATVYDLRGIGDVLEESDHLFGLIQFKVGTGGQAAEYLGEWDFPLNKLLHKALDMYMSRR, translated from the coding sequence ATGAGCCTGCGTATGAGGACCATCAGCAGGGCCGAGCACCTGGCGTTCATCCGGAGCCTGCCGTCCGCCAGCCACATGCAGGTCCCGTCCTGGGGCGACGTGAAGGCGGAGTGGCGCTCCGAGTCCATCGGCTGGGTGGACGAGGGCAGCGGCCGGATCGTCGGCACCGGCCTGGTGCTGTACCGGCAGCTGCCCAGGATCAAGCGCTATCTGGCCTACATGCCCGAGGGGCCGGTCATCAACTGGTTCGACCCGAACCTCGAGCAGTGGCTCAACCCGATGCTGGCGCACCTGAAGAAGCAGGGCGCGTTCTCGGTGAAGATGGGCCCGCCGGTGATCATCCGGCGCTGGGACGCCGCGGCCATCAAGAAGGCGATCTCCGAGAAGACCGCCAAGCGGCTGCACGACATCGAGGCGAGCTGGTACGAGCCGCGCGCCTTCGAGGTGGTCGACCGGCTGCGCCGGATGGGCTGGCAGCAGGAGGACCCGGACGGCGAGGGCGGCTTCGGCGCCAGCCAGCCGCGCTACGTCTTCCAGGTCCCGCTGGCCGGCCGCACCCTGCCGGAGATCAACAAGGGCTTCAACCAGCTCTGGCGCCGCAACATCAAGAAGGCCGAGAAGGCCGGCGTCGAGGTGGTCCAGGGCGGCTACGACCAGCTGAAGATCTTCCACGACATCTATGTGGTGACCGCCGAGCGCGACCAGTTCACCCCGCGCCCGCTGGAGTACTTCCAGCGGATGTGGCGGGCGCTGACCAGCGAGGAGCCCGACCGGATGCGGCTCTACCTGGCCTACCACGAGGGCGAGCCGCTGGCCGGCACCACGATGCTGACGGTCGGCCAGCACACCTGGTACTCCTACGGCGCCTCCTCCAACCACAAGCGCGAGGTCCGGCCGTCGAACGCGATCCAGTGGCAGATGCTCCAGGACGCCCATGCGATGGGCGCTACCGTGTACGACCTGCGCGGCATCGGTGACGTCCTGGAGGAGAGCGACCACCTCTTCGGGCTGATCCAGTTCAAGGTCGGCACCGGCGGCCAGGCCGCCGAGTACCTGGGCGAGTGGGACTTCCCGCTCAACAAGCTGCTGCACAAGGCGCTGGACATGTACATGTCCCGCCGCTGA
- the rpsF gene encoding 30S ribosomal protein S6: MRHYEVMVILDPDVEERAVSPMIETFLNVVRTGGGAVEKIDTWGRRRLAYEINKKSEGIYSVIDLKAEPAVVKELDRQLSLSESVLRTKVLRPETH; encoded by the coding sequence ATGCGTCATTACGAGGTGATGGTGATCCTCGACCCCGATGTCGAGGAGCGCGCTGTCTCCCCCATGATCGAGACCTTCCTGAACGTCGTCCGCACCGGCGGCGGCGCTGTGGAGAAGATCGACACGTGGGGCCGGCGTCGCCTGGCCTACGAGATCAACAAGAAGTCCGAGGGCATCTACTCGGTCATCGACCTCAAGGCTGAGCCTGCGGTCGTCAAGGAGCTGGACCGTCAGCTGTCGCTGAGCGAGTCCGTCCTCCGGACCAAGGTTCTCCGCCCGGAGACCCACTGA
- a CDS encoding MATE family efflux transporter — MDREILRLAVPAFGALVAEPLFLLADSAIIGHIGTAQLAGLGVSAALLSTLVNVFVFLAYATTAAVARRVGAGDLRAAIRQGVDGIWLAVILSAAVVAVTVPLAPQLVGLFGASPTATPYAVTYLRISAAGIPGMLIVLAATGVLRGLQDTRTPLIVAVSGFGANLVLNLVLVFGAGMGVAGSATGTVIAQTGMAAVYLVVVVRGVRRTGAGLRPDPAGIRASATAGLPLLVRTLSLRAVLLIATAVAARLGNDAIAAHQIAMSLWNFLAMALDAIAIAGQAIIGRYLGAEDAPGARHACGRMVRWGVGTGAVLGALLVLAEPLYLPLFTPDPAVHGLLTPVLLIIAVTQPLSGAVFVLDGVLMGAGDGPYLAWAMLGTLVLFTPCALLLPAAGGGLTALWWAMTVFILSRLVFLALRARTGRWLVTGAER; from the coding sequence ATGGACCGGGAGATCCTCCGGCTCGCCGTCCCCGCCTTCGGCGCGCTGGTCGCCGAGCCGCTCTTCCTCCTCGCCGACTCGGCGATCATCGGTCACATCGGCACCGCCCAACTGGCCGGCCTCGGCGTCTCCGCCGCCCTCCTCTCCACCCTGGTCAACGTCTTCGTCTTCCTGGCCTACGCGACCACCGCCGCGGTGGCCCGCCGGGTCGGCGCCGGCGACCTCCGGGCCGCCATCCGCCAGGGGGTGGACGGGATCTGGCTGGCCGTCATCCTCTCCGCCGCCGTGGTCGCGGTGACCGTCCCGCTGGCCCCGCAGCTGGTCGGCCTCTTCGGCGCCTCGCCGACCGCCACCCCGTACGCCGTCACCTATCTGCGGATCAGCGCCGCCGGCATCCCCGGGATGCTGATCGTGCTGGCCGCCACCGGAGTGCTCCGCGGCCTCCAGGACACCCGCACCCCGCTGATCGTGGCCGTCTCCGGCTTCGGCGCCAACCTGGTGCTCAACCTGGTGCTGGTCTTCGGCGCCGGGATGGGCGTGGCCGGCTCGGCCACCGGAACCGTGATCGCGCAGACCGGGATGGCCGCGGTCTACCTGGTCGTGGTGGTCCGCGGGGTCCGCCGCACCGGAGCCGGGCTGCGGCCCGACCCGGCCGGCATCCGCGCCTCCGCGACCGCCGGACTCCCGCTGCTGGTCCGCACCCTGAGTCTGCGCGCCGTCCTGCTGATCGCCACCGCGGTCGCGGCCCGGCTGGGCAACGACGCGATCGCCGCCCACCAGATCGCGATGTCCCTGTGGAACTTCCTGGCCATGGCGCTGGACGCGATCGCCATCGCCGGCCAGGCGATCATCGGCCGCTACCTGGGCGCGGAGGACGCCCCGGGCGCGCGGCACGCCTGCGGCCGGATGGTCCGCTGGGGCGTCGGCACCGGCGCCGTGCTGGGCGCGCTGCTGGTCCTGGCGGAGCCGCTGTATCTGCCGCTCTTCACCCCGGACCCGGCGGTGCACGGCCTCCTCACCCCGGTGCTGCTGATCATCGCGGTCACCCAGCCGCTCTCCGGCGCGGTCTTCGTCCTGGACGGCGTGCTGATGGGCGCCGGCGACGGCCCCTATCTGGCCTGGGCGATGCTCGGCACGCTGGTCCTCTTCACGCCCTGCGCGCTGCTGCTGCCGGCCGCGGGCGGCGGCCTGACCGCCCTGTGGTGGGCGATGACCGTCTTCATCCTCAGCCGCCTGGTCTTCCTGGCCCTACGCGCCCGAACCGGCCGCTGGCTCGTCACCGGCGCGGAACGCTGA
- the rplI gene encoding 50S ribosomal protein L9, which translates to MSTTKIILTHEVSGLGAAGDVVEVKGGYARNFLVPRGFAIRWTKGGQKDVDAIKRARKIHEIQTLEQANEVKAQLEGLAIRLAVRAGDTGRLFGSVTPADIAEAIKSAGGPQVDKRKVEIGSPIKTTGAHKVSVKLHADVAANLNVAVAAA; encoded by the coding sequence GTGAGCACCACCAAGATCATCCTCACTCACGAGGTCTCCGGCCTCGGCGCCGCGGGCGACGTCGTCGAGGTCAAGGGCGGGTACGCCCGCAACTTCCTGGTCCCGCGCGGTTTCGCGATCCGCTGGACCAAGGGCGGCCAGAAGGATGTCGACGCGATCAAGCGCGCGCGCAAGATCCACGAGATCCAGACGCTGGAGCAGGCCAACGAGGTCAAGGCGCAGCTGGAGGGCCTGGCGATCCGCCTGGCCGTCCGCGCCGGCGACACCGGCCGGCTGTTCGGCTCGGTCACCCCGGCGGACATCGCCGAGGCGATCAAGTCGGCCGGCGGCCCGCAGGTCGACAAGCGCAAGGTCGAGATCGGCTCGCCGATCAAGACCACCGGCGCGCACAAGGTCAGCGTGAAGCTGCACGCCGACGTCGCCGCCAACCTGAACGTGGCGGTCGCCGCCGCGTAA
- a CDS encoding single-stranded DNA-binding protein: protein MAGETVITLVGNLVDDPELRFTPSGAAVAKFRLASTPRTFDRQTNEWKDGESLFLTCNIWRQAAENVAESLQRGMRVIVQGRLRQRSYETREGEKRTVYEVEVDEVGPSLRNATAKVTRTQRSGGPGGGGNWGGGGPQGGGSGGGDWGGGSGGGQSGQGGDPWASGGGAPSGGGNGGGGGGWGGGSGGGYSEEPPF, encoded by the coding sequence ATGGCAGGCGAGACCGTCATCACCCTCGTCGGCAACCTCGTCGACGACCCCGAGCTGCGCTTCACCCCTTCGGGTGCGGCCGTCGCGAAGTTCCGCCTCGCGTCGACTCCGCGTACCTTCGACCGCCAGACGAACGAGTGGAAGGACGGCGAGAGCCTCTTTCTGACGTGCAACATCTGGCGGCAGGCCGCGGAGAACGTGGCGGAGTCGCTGCAGCGGGGCATGCGCGTCATCGTGCAGGGCCGCCTTCGGCAGCGCTCGTACGAGACGCGTGAGGGCGAGAAGCGCACGGTCTACGAGGTCGAGGTCGACGAGGTCGGCCCGAGCCTGCGCAACGCCACGGCCAAGGTCACCCGGACCCAGCGGTCCGGCGGCCCGGGCGGCGGTGGCAACTGGGGCGGCGGCGGCCCGCAGGGCGGCGGCTCCGGCGGCGGCGACTGGGGCGGCGGCTCCGGTGGCGGCCAGTCCGGCCAGGGCGGCGACCCGTGGGCCTCCGGCGGCGGTGCGCCCTCCGGCGGTGGCAACGGCGGCGGTGGCGGTGGCTGGGGCGGCGGCTCCGGCGGCGGCTACTCCGAAGAGCCCCCGTTCTAG
- the rpsR gene encoding 30S ribosomal protein S18 codes for MAKPPVRKPKKKVCVFCKDKITYVDYKDTNLLRKFISDRGKIRARRVTGNCTQHQRDVATAVKNSREMALLPYTSTAR; via the coding sequence ATGGCCAAGCCGCCTGTGCGCAAGCCGAAGAAGAAGGTTTGCGTCTTCTGCAAGGACAAGATCACTTACGTCGACTACAAGGACACGAACCTGCTGCGGAAGTTCATCTCCGACCGCGGCAAGATCCGTGCCCGCCGGGTCACCGGCAACTGCACCCAGCACCAGCGGGACGTCGCCACGGCCGTGAAGAACAGCCGTGAGATGGCCCTGCTGCCCTACACCTCGACCGCTCGCTAA